A single Argentina anserina chromosome 7, drPotAnse1.1, whole genome shotgun sequence DNA region contains:
- the LOC126803004 gene encoding S-type anion channel SLAH2-like isoform X1, with product MDSEEQVSIEIPSLIKYISSNEVVGFDNVEERSQHTILNDTPQPSAKEIEIATLESTAHQVDEYELPIHQRIHSVSISMPPSPIEVHLEKINGVLFSPDETVFNNGIPDTSSASNETSNSHKLQEAPKFHSQPLPISSAFEDQAMHARHFSHPSIQRLKDNRFDNFKTWSGKTLLRGKTPRRSDQADNASAQTRDQVDHLPADRYFDALEGPELDTLRASEEIMLPEDKQWPFLLRYPISAFSICLGVSSQAILWKTLPTSPSTKFLHLILTPNLVLWWIAIATLVVVACIYLLKIIFYFEAVRREYFHPVRINFFFSPFIAMLFIALGVPPSISSNLHPVLWYILMAPILCLELKIYGQWMSGGQRRLSKVANPVNHLSIVGNFVGAMLGASMGLREGPIFFFAVGMAHYMVLFVTLYQRLTTNETVIPKELHPVFFLFVAAPSVASMAWTRIQGSFDVGSRIGYFISIFLYLSLAIRINFFRGFKFSLAWWAYTFPMTGAAVATIKYSNEVTNIATQAFAVLLSVIATLVVFALFITTVLHAFVLQDLFPNDLAIAISGRSPIKPRKKWLHLIKGISSESKDIENFLKSATSSDKTELEFRTVIETASKL from the exons ATGGATTCTGAGGAAcaggtttctattgaaattccATCTCTCATCAAATACATATCCTCTAATGAAGTGGTTGGTTTCGATAATGTTGAGGAGCGTAGTCAGCATACCATTCTGAATGATACGCCACAGCCATCAGCTAAG GAAATTGAGATAGCCACTTTAGAAAGCACAGCACACCAAGTTGATGAATATGAACTGCCAATTCATCAAAGAATACACTCGGTCTCTATAAGCATGCCGCCATCGCCAATAGAGGTTCATTTAGAGAAAATAAATGGAGTTCTATTCAGCCCTGATGAAACAGTTTTCAACAATGGAATTCCAGATACTTCTTCTGCTTCAAATGAAACTAGTAATAGCCACAAACTTCAGGAGGCACCAAAATTTCACTCTCAACCCTTGCCAATAAGTTCTGCATTTGAAGATCAGGCAATGCACGCCAGACATTTCAGCCATCCAAGTATCCAAAGGCTGAAAGATAACAGGTTTGATAATTTCAAGACATGGTCCGGGAAAACACTGCTACGTGGAAAGACACCGCGCAGAAGTGATCAAGCAGATAACGCTTCTGCTCAAACGAGAGATCAAGTTGATCATTTACCTGCAGACCGTTACTTTGATGCATTGGAAGGGCCAGAGTTGGACACTCTTAGG GCTTCAGAGGAAATAATGCTTCCAGAAGACAAGCAGTGGCCATTTCTGCTACGATATCCCATTTCTGCATTTAGCATCTGCCTTGGTGTCAGCAGCCAAGCCATCTTGTGGAAAACCCTTCCTACCTCGCCCTCCACGAAGTTTCTCCACTTGATCTTAACACCAAATTTGGTTCTTTGGTGGATTGCTATAGCTACATTAGTTGTTGTTGCTTGCATTTACCTTCTTAAAATCATCTTCTACTTTGAAGCAGTTCGTCGCGAGTACTTCCACCCAGTTCGAATCAACTTCTTCTTTTCCCCATTTATAGCCATGTTATTCATAGCGTTAGGAGTGCCACCTTCCATATCTAGCAACCTCCATCCAGTTCTTTGGTACATCCTGATGGCACCGATTTTATGTCTTGAGCTTAAGATCTACGGACAGTGGATGTCAGGAGGGCAACGCCGGCTTTCAAAAGTAGCCAATCCTGTTAACCACCTTTCTATTGTTGGCAACTTTGTAGGGGCCATGCTAGGTGCTTCAATGGGACTAAGAGAAGGACCAATATTCTTTTTCGCTGTTGGTATGGCTCACTATATGGTCTTATTTGTGACACTTTACCAGAGACTTACAACAAATGAGACAGTAATCCCTAAAGAGCTCCATCCTGTGTTCTTTCTGTTTGTTGCTGCACCTAGTGTAGCTTCCATGGCGTGGACAAGAATCCAAGGCTCCTTTGATGTTGGCTCCCGCATTGGTTACTTCATTTCCATTTTCCTTTACCTTTCACTGGCAA TCCGGATCAATTTCTTCCGTGGATTCAA GTTCTCATTAGCATGGTGGGCATACACTTTCCCAATGACTGGTGCTGCCGTTGCTACGATCAAGTACTCGAATGAAGTGactaatatagcaactcaagCTTTTGCTGTCCTACTATCCGTCATTGCTACGCTCGTAGTCTTTGCCCTCTTCATAACAACAGTCTTGCATGCCTTTGTGCTCCAAGACCTCTTCCCTAATGATCTTGCAATTGCCATTAGCGGCAGAAGTCCAATTAAACCACGTAAAAAGTGGTTGCATCTAATAAAAGGAATCTCTTCGGAATCGAAAGATATCGAAAATTTCTTGAAATCAGCAACAAGCTCGGATAAAACGGAGTTAGAATTTAGAACGGTCATTGAAACTGCTAGTAAGCTCTAG